The Vibrio bathopelagicus genomic sequence CTGAAATTCTACCCCCCTCTACAGCACTCTAGTTCACCAGTTTCAAATGCAGTTCCGAGGTTGAGCCCCGGGCTTTCACATCTGACTTAATGAACCACCTGCATGCGCTTTACGCCCAGTAATTCCGATTAACGCTCGCACCCTCCGTATTACCGCGGCTGCTGGCACGGAGTTAGCCGGTGCTTCTTCTGTTGCTAACGTCAAGAGATAGCGCTATTAACACTACCCCCTTCCTCACAACTGAAAGTACTTTACAACCCGAAGGCCTTCTTCATACACGCGGCATGGCTGCATCAGGCTTTCGCCCATTGTGCAATATTCCCCACTGCTGCCTCCCGTAGGAGTCTGGACCGTGTCTCAGTTCCAGTGTGGCTGATCATCCTCTCAGACCAGCTAGGGATCGTCGCCTTGGTGAGCCATTACCTCACCAACTAGCTAATCCCACCTAGGCATATCTTGACGCGAGAGGTCCGAAGATCCCCCTCTTTGGCCCGTAGGCATTATGCGGTATTAGCCATCGTTTCCAATGGTTATCCCCCACATCAAGGCAATTTCCTAGGCATTACTCACCCGTCCGCCGCTCGACGCCCATTAACGCACCCGAAGGATTGTTAGTGTCGTTTCCGCTCGACTTGCATGTGTTAGGCCTGCCGCCAGCGTTCAATCTGAGCCATGATCAAACTCTTCAATTTAAGATTTTGTGACTCAACGAATACTGACTTCAAAACTACTATGTAATTTTAAAGCTATTACCATTCCAACAGAATGGTAATGAATTGACTGTGCCAAATAACCGAAGTTATTCGTATTGGTCACTCAGTTCATTGAAATCAATTTTGATTCCGAAGAATCTGTTTTATCTAACGATAAAACGTTTTGATATTCATCAACGAGTGCCCACACAGATTGATAGGTTTAAATTGTTAAAGAGCTTCACTTGTTGAGCGTCCCTTTTAAATAAGGAGCCTCTCGAAGTGGACGGCCATTCTAGCGTTTTAATTCTCAGTGTCAAACACTTATTGAGAATTAATTCCTACTTTTTAAAAGTAGGAGCGATTAATCGCTTTAAGCTAGTTGCCTTACTAACATTCTGCGCTGAAGCCTTGTGGCGTCTGCCGTGTCAGTGAGGCGGCATTATAGAGATGCCGCTCATATTGGCAAGCATTAAATACGTTTTTTATTGAAAAAAGAGGTTAAGCGAAGACATTTCAACCAAGGGCTTATTTATACCACTTTCAACCCAAGTTTCGAACAAATTACCCACAACACCCTGTGGATAACTACTCGCCATTATCAAAAAAATAAGATAAACGAGCCCTAGGGTTTAGATATTCTCTAACTTGTTCCGGTAATTTGCTTGGATGAACGGCATTGACAATTTTTATCTCTTTAGTAAAGAGGTCAATGATCGGGGCTTGGGTTCTTGGGACGCTAGGATCATAGATCAGTACATTCGGGTAAAGCATGTGTTTGGCATTAACTGAAATCACGATTCCAATTGATTCATTTGAAAGCTGCACGACAGTACCCGGTGGATACACTCCCATAAACTTAACTAACAGACTCAAGTTGTCCTGACTATATAGATGTTTGCAGTTCTTATATAAATGAGAGAGTGCTAAGTAAGGAATCTTTTGTTGGGATTGCGTTTTACCATGGCAAAGGTTATCGAATGCATTAGCTACTGCAACTATCTTTGCAAACTCATCAATCTCTTGCTCTTTTAGGCCTTCGGGATAACCAGAACCATCATTCATCTCATGATGTTGAGCAATCACCTTTTTAGCACTGTCAGGAAAGTCATCAATTCCTGAGACAATATCTGCACCATATTTGGTGTGAAGCTTTAGATAGTTCTCTTCTGGTACCGTCAGTGCGCTCTGCTTTCTTAATATCGCAACTGGTATTTTGATTTTGCCTACATCGTGGAACAACGCGGCAAATGAAAGATCTTTCAACTGTTGCGTATTGTAGCCTTTGGCTTTACCTATCATTAGCGCAACAACAGAGACATTTAATGTATGAAAATAGATGTCTTCAAAGTCAGCTTTTGCATTCATGAGATGCAAGGTTACGTTATCGTCACTCACTAGCGTTTCAACAATATCATCAACAAGAGCCTTAACCTCCCCTACTGCATCTAAGGGGCGATTACGGATTTTGGTCATCACTGAACGCATTCGAGCAAGCGAACGTTCGAACTCTTTCTCGCAATGACTCACCCTACGACGGTAAGAGCTTAGAGTTTCGATACGTTCATGCTTATCTTTCCACATTCTTTCCGCTTCAAGACTTACCTGTAAATCAGTATCAAGATCTTGTCCACTCACATGGTTAGCGGGTAAAGGTGATGTATCACTTTGGTTCGGGTTTATATAGACGTGCTTAATCCCAAGGTGTCGAATGACCTTTACTTGAGCATCATCTTTGATTTTAAAGCTATTGAGTAGAAATGGGTGTTCATTCCATTTTACTGGGAGTCGTATATGTAGACCGGGCTGAATGCGATCTACGGTAATCTTTATGCTGCCCATTTTTATATATAATATTGATTATTAATCTCTATTTATAATTCTAATAAAACCAAGCAGCAATTTCACTATCCAATTTCACAGGTTCAACTTAAAGAATCACAATGCACCATCCAACGTATACCGAACTTGTCTTCGACTTTGCCAAACCGGGCGCCCCAAAAAGTATCCGCTAGCGGTGTCATTATACGCCCGCCTTGCTTAAGCTTTTCAAAGATGTGTTCCTGAGTCGCGGTATCTTCGGTAACAAGCGAGAGTGCCAGGTTGTTACCTTCGAGTTCCTTGGCTTTAACACCATCAGACATCATGAGCTTCATACCGAACGCTTCGAACTCAGCATGCATAATCCAATCAGGTTGAGCTCCCTCTATTACTTGTGGCGCATCACTAAAAAGTTGTTTCGATAAAACCACACCGCCAAAACACTTATGGTAAAAATCCAACGCTTCATTACAACGGCCATCAAAAAACAAATAAGGGGTTACTGTCAGCATATCTCTCTCCTCTGCTATTTCTTTAAACATAGACAATAGAAGACAGAATGATAGGTAACATTCTGATTTAAGATGATTAATTTACTAGGAATTTGAATTACGAAAGGAAACGGTGAGATTTAGGGATGAAGCATAAAGATCTGACTGATTAATGAAGCCTTCCTGCCGCCACCACGAAGGCAACACTTCCTACTCTCCAGATACAACAAAGCCCCGACTTGAGTCGAGGCTTTGTCATTTAAATATGGTACCGGTAGGTGACTTGGCTGGGCTTGCATCCAAGCCGACACGCTAGGTTAGGAATTCACAAACGTCCAAAACGACGAAAGGTCGCTATAATAGCGACCTTTCTGTGTTTGGGGGCGGTTAGGCGGAGTGATTGGACAGACACTCCTGCCGCTACCACGAAGGCAACATTTCCTGCTCTCCAGATACAACAAAGCCCCGACATGAGTCGAGGCTTTATCATTTAAATATGGTACCGGTAGGCGGACTTGAACCGCCACGCCCGAAGGCAACGGATTTTGAATCCGTCGTGTATACCAATTTCACCATACCGGCATTATCTTGGGGCATTATCTTGGGGCATTGCCCTTTCGATGTCTGGCATTATACGTATGCGAACTGATGTGGCAAGTATAAAAACTTGAATTCATGTGTGTTTGCCGATAATTTCGCCACTAAGTCATAAGCTGTGCGTCATGTCTCTTTTCACGCTAAGCCTTAGCCTATATTCTGACGCCTAAATTTTTGAAGAAGTAATAACACCATGACATCAACAAACACAATGCCACCAGCAGGAGTAATGCGCCGATTTGGTGCCTTGTTCTATGACGCCCTTATCGTAATTGCTATTGAAATGTTGGCGGCTGGCGTCATTGTCGCTCTGCTGCACGCTCTCATGGCTCTTGGCGTCTTTAACCATAGCGGTTATGCCGATGTTAGTGACTTCTTAACGAACCACCCAATCTGGAGCCCTGCATATACTTTCTACTTAGTCGTAGTTTGGGTGTACTTCTTTGTTTTCTTCTGGACAAGAGCAGGCCAAACGCTAGGAATGAGAGCTTGGAAACTGCGTGTTCAAAACAAAGATGGCTCAGCAATTACCGTAACCCAAGCGCTGATTCGCTTAGGAACCTCAGGATTTGGATTGGCAAACTTATGTGTTCCATTCGATCCTCAGAAGCGTGGCTTTCACGACATCTGGGCGAAGACTGAAGTAGTAGTGCTACCACAAGCACGATAACGCTATTAACCTCACTACAATCAAGATCAAAAAAGGAAGGCGTTATGCCTTCCTTTTTCTATTTACAGTTTCCGTCTCAAGAGCATGATGGCAATTCCGAGGAACACCACGCTCGGAGCGAGCGCCCCAAAGGCCGGTGGTATTTGATAAACCAAACTGACCGGGCCAAAGAACTCACTGGATATATAGAAAGTAAAACCTGCAATAACCCCCGATAGAATCCTTGCTCCCATAGTCACACTTCGCAATGGACCAAAGATAAACGACAGTGCCATCAACATCATGACCGCTATCGAGATAGGCTGAGTTATCTTTCTCCATAAAGCGAGTTCATAGCGTGATGCATCTTGCTCCGACGCTTTAAGGTAGGAAACATAATCATACAGTCCACTTAAAGAGAGCTCTTCTGGCTTAACCGTTACAATCGCAAGCTTATCTGGAGCAAGTGATGTCTTCCATGAGTATGTAGGTAGACTTTCTTTGGTAATTTGAATCTCATTTTCGAACGACGTGATCTCGACATCGTTCATTGTCCAAACGTTGTCTCCGACGTAATCCACTTCTTCAGAATATATCGCCGTCTTAAGTGCCTTATTTTCATCAAAGCGCCACATGTTCAAACCATATAACTTTTCATCGTCAATTTTGACAACGAATATAAAGTCATTAGCATCACGCGCCCATACCCCACTTTGGGTAGAGATGATATTACCACCAGCAATCGATATGGTTCTTAAGTCACGAGCCATCTTCTGTGCTTGAGGAGCTCCCCATTGACCAAGAAGAGTCACAACGATCATTAATGGAATAGCGGTTTTGAGTACCGATAGGCCAATATCTAACTTAGAGAAACCCGCAGCCTGCATCACCACTAGCTCAGAACTCGCAGCAAGCATACCCAGTCCAATCAATGCGCCAAGTAATGCGGCCATTGGAAAGAACATTTCGATATCACGAGGAACACTCAATAGAACGAAATACAGCGCTTGTAATAGATCATAAGTACCACGACCAACCTTTCTCAGCTGCTCTACGTACTTGATAATCCCAGAAAGACCAACAAACGTCACCAATACCAATGACGTAGTTGCGATGATGGTTCTGCCTATATATAAATCGAGAATCTTAAACACGGCTTAAGCTAACCTTTTATTCTTGAATTTTTCTTTCAAACGCCTTACTGGCACGCTATCCATAAAGTTTGCACCAATCGCGACAAATAACAATAACGCATTAATTGGCCACATGCCGACTACCGCAGGGATACTCCCCTCTTCAATCGAAGATTTAGTTGCACTGATTGCTAAGAAATAGGTTAGGTAAATTAGAATGGCTGGGCCAATTTTAGCGAAACGACCTTGTCGAGGGTTCACCGCAGACAGCGGCACAACAAGCATGGTCAACAATGGAATACAAAGCACCAATGAAATTCGCCACTGTAATTCCGCTTTCGCACTGTTTTCTGGGTTGCCAATCAGTTCGAGCGTAGGAATGGCCTCCCAATCTCGACCTTTTTTCTCGACCTCACGCTGACCAATTAAGCCTTCGTACTCTTCAAAGTGCGTCACCATATAATCAAGACGTGTCGGAATCCCTTCATGACGAGTACCATCATACATAACTATGACTTGGCGACCATCGCTGAGCTCTTTTACATCACCCGACTTAGAGAACATCACACTAGGCAATACCGAATCACGTGGGCGCATTTGAGCAACGAACACATTTTCTAACTTATTACCGTCGATATCATCAATGAAAACGACAGAAGAACCATCCGGCGTGCCTTCAAACTTACCTTTTGGCAGTAAATCAACACTGTTCTCTGCAGCCACCTCTTCATACATTTGCTCAACTTTGTCTTGCGACCAAGGAGATAACCAAAATGAGTTAAAAGCGGCAACAGAAGCGGTAATCAAAGCCAAATAAAGCGCAGATTGGATAAGGAATTTGTTACCAATACCCGTAGCGTTCATTACGACTATTTCACTTTCAGCGTAAAGGCGGCCAAAAGTAAGCAAAATACCAATATAGATACTGAGAGGAAGCATCAATAAGCCCATAGCTGGCATATTTAGACCAACAATCGACAATATGAGGCTCGCAGGAATATCACCATCAGAGGCGTCCGCTAAAACACTGATGAATTTTTGGCTGAGAAACACGAGAAAGAGAACAAAAAAGATCGCAAATTGGCTCTTGATTGTCTCGCGGATCAAATATCTAACAATAATCACGCTCAAATTACCTATACAAAACTTGTTTTTTTGATTGAATCACTATAATTTCCCGTTGAACCTTTTATTTTTTTAAATTTTTAGCTAAGTGTTAGCGTTCTTCTTTAAGGTTAGTTCCATTATAGGATCCAACAAGTAAGAACCCATTATCTAACATTTAGTTCGATTTGTCTTCAGGATGTAGGAGTACGCATGGAGTTCAGTGTAAAAAGTGGCAGCCCAGAGAAACAGCGCAGCGCATGTATCGTTGTCGGTGTATTCGAACCGCGCCGCCTTTCTCCAGTAGCCGAGCAATTAGATAAGATTAGCGATGGCTATATTAGTTCACTGCTTCGTCGCGGTGATCTAGAGGGTAAACCTGGCCAGATGCTGCTACTGCATCAAGTACCTGGTGTACTTTCAGAACGTGTTCTACTGGTAGGCTGTGGTAAAGAACGTGAGCTAGGCGAGCGTCAATACAAAGAAATTATCCAAAAAACCATCAGCACACTAAACGAAACAGGTTCTATGGAAGCGGTATGTTTCCTTACAGAGCTTCACGTTAAAGGTCGCGACACTTACTGGAAAGTTCGTCAAGCGGTAGAAGCGACTAAAGATGGTCTTTACACATTTGACCAATTTAAGAGCAACAAACCAGAGACTCGTCGCCCATTGCGTAAATTAGTATTCAACGTACCAACACGTCGCGAGCTAAGCCTTGGCGAAAAAGCGATCTCTCATGGTCTTGCTATTGCTTCAGGTGTGAAAGCATCTAAAGACCTTGGCAACATGCCACCGAACATCGCAAATCCTGCTTACCTAGCTTCTCAAGCTCGTCGTTTAGCTGACGATTATGAGACAGTAAAGACTAAGATCATCGGTGAAGAAGAAATGGAAAAGCTGGGTATGACTTCATACTTAGCAGTAGGCCGTGGCTCTAAGAACGAATCTATGATGTCTATCATGGAGTACAAAGGTGCTGCTGACCCAAATGCAAAACCTATCGTTCTAGTCGGTAAAGGTCTTACTTTCGATTCAGGCGGTATCTCACTTAAGCCTGGTGAAGGCATGGATGAGATGAAGTACGACATGTGTGGTGCTGCATCTGTATTCGGTACAATGAAAGCATTGGCGAAACTTAACTTGCCAATTAACGTTGTTGGTATTCTAGCAGGCTGTGAAAACATGCCGGGTAGCAATGCTTACCGCCCAGGTGACATTCTAACAACCATGTCAGGCCAAACAGTTGAAGTACTCAACACTGATGCTGAAGGTCGCTTGGTTCTATGTGATGCTCTAACCTACGTTGAGCGTTTTGAACCTGATTGTGTTGTTGACGTTGCAACACTAACTGGCGCATGTGTTATTGCTTTAGGTCACCACATCAGTGGCGTTCTATCAAACCACAACCCTCTTTCTCATGAACTTGTAAATGCTTCAGAGCAAGCAAGTGACCGTGCATGGCGTCTACCTATGGCAGACGAGTACCATGAGCAGCTAAACAGCCCGTTTGCTGATATGGCAAACATCGGTGGCCGCCCTGGCGGTACTATCACCGCAGGTTGTTTCCTGTCTAAATTCACTAAAAAGTACCACTGGGCTCACATCGACAGTGCAGGTACAGCGTGGAAGTCAGGTGCAGCGAAAGGCTCGACAGGTCGTCCTGTCTCAATGCTAGTCCAATTCTTATTGAACCGCAGCTGCCATGAGACTGAAGAGCAATCTTCAAAATAATGAAAAGGGCCTACGGGCCCTTTTTTAATAAGCGCTATTTGTTAGATCCTGTTAACCAAGTAACATTGATATCCACGATTTTCAGTTCGAGTGTTAAGTATGCAGACTGCTACGTTTTACATTGTGTCTCCAGACAGCCCGCAAGCCAGCGAGGAGGGTTTTGCTCACTATGTGTTGTTTCTTGCGCAGCATTTTGCAAAACAAGGCGCTAAACTTTATCTCAACTGTAACGATAAAGATCATGCTGAGCATATCGCTGAAGTTTTTTGGCAGGTAGAACCTACTGAGTTTATCGCCCACAACTTGGTTGGCGAAGGCCCAAAATATTCAACGAATATTGAGATAGGCCATCAAGGTGTCAAACCTAATTGGAACCGCCAATTGGTAATAAATCTGGCCGATAATCATACAACCTTTGCGAACGCCTTTGCTCAGGTGATAGACTTCGTTCCTTGCGAAGAAAAACCTAAGCAACTCGCTCGAGAAAGGTATAAAATTTACCGTCAGGCTGGATATCAGCTACAAACTATCGAGATTCAACATCCATAGTCAAACCTCATAGTTAAAGCTATCTTTGGATTTAGATTCAAGATGCTTCACTTATGAAGTTTGACCACGATTAACCATTCACAGTATCCGTTTAAGAGCACTATGGAAAAGACATACAACCCAACATCAATCGAACAAGCTCTGTATAAGACTTGGGAAGAGAAAGGCTACTTTAAGCCACACGGTGACACATCAAAAGAAGCTTACAGCATCATGATCCCGCCACCGAACGTCACTGGTAGCCTACACATGGGTCACGCGTTCCAAGATACGATCATGGATACGCTTATCCGTGCTCAACGTATGAAAGGCAAAAATACGCTTTGGCAAGTAGGTACTGACCACGCTGGTATCGCAACTCAAATGGTTGTTGAGCGTAAGATCGCTGCTGAAGAAGGCAAAACAAAACACGACTACGGCCGTGAAGCTTTCATCGACAAGATCTGGGAATGGAAAGGCGAATCAGGTGGCACGATCACTCAACAGCTTCGTCGTCTTGGTGCATCTGTAGATTGGGATCGTGAGCGATTCACTATGGATGATGGCCTATCGGCTGCAACTCAAGAAGTGTTTGTTCGTCTATACGAAGAAGATCTAATCTACCGTGGTAAGCGTCTAGTAAACTGGGATCCTAAACTGCACACTGCAATTTCTGATCTTGAAGTTGAAAACAAAGACAAAAAAGGTTTCATGTGGCACTTCCGTTACCCACTAGCGAATGGTGTTAAAACCGCTGACGGCAAAGACTACATCGTCGTTGCGACTACGCGTCCTGAAACCATGCTTGGTGATACTGGCGTTGCGGTTAACCCAGAAGATCCTCGCTACAAAGATCTTATCGGTAAAGAAATCCTGCTTCCTATCGTAAACCGTCTTATCCCTATCGTAGGAGATGAGCACGCTGACATGGATAAAGGTACGGGGTGTGTGAAGATCACGCCAGCTCATGACTTTAACGATTACGAAGTGGGCAAGCGCCATAGCCTACCAATGATCAACATCCTAACGTTCAACGGTGATATCCGTGATGCGGCTGAGATCTTCACAACTAACGGTGAAGAGAGCGATGTGTACTCAACAGATCTTCCAGCTAAATACCAAGGTATGGAGCGTTTTGCCGCTCGTCGTGCAACGGTTGCTGAATTTGAAGAACTAGGCCTACTTGAAGAAATCAAAGATCACGATCTAACCGTTCCTTACGGTGACCGTGGTGGCGTGGTTATCGAACCAATGCTGACTGACCAATGGTACGTGCGTACAGCGCCTCTTGCTGCTCCTGCTGTTAAAGCCGTTGAAGATGGTGAGATCCAATTCGTACCTAAGCAGTACGAAAACATGTACTTCGCGTGGATGCGTGACGTGCAAGACTGGTGTATCTCTCGTCAACTTTGGTGGGGTCACCGTATCCCAGCATGGTACGACAACGATGGTAAAGTTTACGTAGGTCGCACTGAAGAAGAAGTTCGTGAAAAGAACAACCTTTCACCGGTAATTGTTCTTAAGCAAGACAACGACGTTCTTGATACATGGTTCTCTTCTGCACTTTGGACGTTCGGCACACAAGGTTGGCCTGAAGACACTGAAGCAATGAAAACATTCCACCCATCAGAAGTACTAGTATCTGGTTTTGATATTATCTTCTTCTGGGTTGCTCGTATGATCATGATGACCATGCACTTCGTGAAAGACGAAGACGGCAAGGCTCAAGTACCTTTCAAAACCGTTTACATGACGGGCCTTATCCGTGATGAAAACGGCGACAAGATGTCTAAGTCGAAAGGTAACGTACTTGATCCAATTGATATGATTGACGGCATCGGCCTTGAAGAGCTAGTAGAGAAGCGTTGTGGCAACATGATGCAACCTAAACTGGCTGCTAAGATCGAAAAAGCAACACGTAAAACTTTCGAAGATGGTATCGAACCATACGGTACTGATGCACTACGTTTCACTCTTGCTGCTATGGCTTCAACTGGCCGTGACATCAACTGGGACATGAAGCGTCTTGAAGGTTACCGTAACTTCTGTAACAAACTATGGAACGCAAGCCGTTACGTATTGATGAATACAGAAGAGCACGACTGTGGCATGTCACTGTCTGTAGAAGACCGTGCAAACATGGAATTCTCTCTAGCTGATAAGTGGATTGAATCTCAGTTTGAAGTTGCTGCGAAAGAGTTTAATGCTCACCTAGACAACTACCGTCTAGACATGGCAGCAAACACGCTTTACGAATTCATCTGGAACCAATTCTGTGACTGGTACCTAGAGCTAACTAAACCTGTTCTTTGGAAAGGTACTGAAGCTCAACAACAAGCGACTCGTTACACGCTGATCACGGTTCTTGAGAAAACTCTGCGTCTTGCACACCCTGTTCTTCCTTACATCACTGAATCTATCTGGCAAAGCGTTAAGCCGCTAGTAGACGGCGTTGAAGGCGAGACAATCATGACTCAAGCGCTTCCTCAGTTTAATGAAGCTAACTTCAATGCTGAGATCGTTGACGATATCGAGTGGGTTAAAACTTTCATCACAGCTATCCGTAATCTACGTGCGGAATACGACATTGCCCCAAGCCAAGGCTTAGAAGTAATGATCAAAGTCGCTGATGAGAAAGATGCAGCTCGTATCGAAGCAAACAAGATCGTTCTTACTTCTCTAGCTAAGCTAGACGATATTAAAGTTCTAGCAGACGGCGAAGCAACTCCAGCTTGTGCAACTAAGTTAGTTGGCAAATCAGAGCTGATGATTCCAATGGCGGGTCTTATCGACAAAGATGCAGAGCTTGCTCGTCTAGATAAAGAAGTAGCGAAGACTCACGGTGAGATTAAGCGTATCGAAGGTAAGCTAGGTAACGAAGGTTTTGTTGCTAAAGCACCAGAAGCGGTTATCGCGAAAGAGCGTGAAAAGCTTGAAGGCTACCAAGAAACTCTTGTTAAGCTTGAAGAGCAAAAAGCGACAATCGCAGCTTTATAATCCATGCGATAGTTTTTAAGTAAGAAAAAGGGCAGATTATTATCTGCCCTTTTTATTGTCTAAAATTCGGTGCTAATTGTTTGATTAATATAAATTACAATTAGATAACAATGACTTATACATTAACACTAACCTTTTTCACTAAACAACTAATGTACGTCCCTCAATGATTCAATCCGTTCACCCAGTTCAGGATGAGAACTGAGCCATGTGGGTAGTTCAGCATGTCCATCAGAATCTTTTCCTAACAATTCAAACATCTCAATCATAGCTTGATTAGAACCATGCAGCTCGATCATCGAATAGGAAGCAAATGAATCCGCTTCTCGCTCTACATCTTGTGATTGACCATTATTTGCAACAAACACACCAAGACCAGTAAGGTTATCAATGATCCCAGAGCTTTCACCTGTCAAAGCCGCTACAGTTACTGACAACAAACTTGATCGAACCAACACCTTCATTACATGCTGGTGCTGAACATGTCCTAATTCATGTAACAAGATACTGTCTAGTTGCTCTTCCGCTGTAGTCAATCTAACGAGATCATCTAATACGATGATTGTCCCAGCACTCAGCGCAAAAGCATTGGCGCCAAGCTCTGAAGAACGAAAAGCCAACTGTACATCGCCTTCAATGCTCATTTTTTGCAACTGCCTTTCAAAGCGCTGTCGAATGTGGCGCTGTCGTTCTTCCGACAGAGTAGAACTCTCAAAGAACTGTTCATCTAAAGACTCTAAAACCTGATTTTCAACCAGTCTAGGCACCGAATCAGGTAGATAAGTGACTATTTGATGAGTTAACCACGGGATCCCATGAGTGAACATAGAAATAGTAAGTAACACGAGAACAACACTACTAACTAAGATAGCCGTGATGTTCTTCTCTAATTTACCTAAGAAATTATGTTTACCTCTGTCTCTCAAATAGATGTCCAGTTCATCACTTTCCTCCGTGATAAATTGCCATCCATCTGGGAATTTGAGCTTTGTTGGAGCGGATCCAACGCCTCGCATAATTTCAACACGTTCAAAATATGCAGAGACAATAGAGCCATCCACACTAAGGAGCAGTTTATCAGGATGAGAGGTATCTAAAATGGCCTCGCAGCGTTCAGAACTACGAGGCGGGTGTGCAACACCAGAGATCATTTAGCCAATACCAAGATCAACATTAAACGCTTGAGCTATTTCATCAGAAATAGCCGATTCCACATCAGACGGTTGGTCGTTTGCTATTAGTAAATCTAAATTGCCTTGTACATACGAATTCTCCGACAAGTAGTTCATCGTTCTTACCATCACCCATGGTCTAGCTAACCCGAGGGTAATCACTTGAAGCAAGAAGTTAGTTAATACTAAAAACATGTAGCCTTTTATCGTTAATGTCGAAGCAAAACTTAACGTTGAATCGGCCTCATTTTCTTTTCCTTCAAGCACTAACTCAGAAAAGGTGTAATTTCTAATTTTTACTTGAATGTAAGCAGCAATCGCAATACTCATAACAATGAAAGCAAAGTAGTAAGCAACTATCACTGAAGTCAAACTTCCGTTGTTAGTGATTTCGGATAACGATTCAGGGTTGGTGATCATACTGAAACCAACGGTACTGAAGAGAGCCAAGACGGCAACAATAGAGGCTACCAACCATGTAATCATACTGGTTAAGTATACTTTGAAATAAAAGCCATCTTGGTAATCAGCTTTAAACTGACGATCGCCATAGCGATAACCATTAGAAAAATAATTAGCGATACCGGCAAGTAGCCAGGATTGTAAATAAACATAAGAAGGTATGGATAGTAAAATGGCGATACCACCAGCAATCATGTTCATTTGCATAGTAAATATTATTGCCATGATTGCCGTAAATACGCCGACAGTCACAACAAGACCGCGCCCAAGAATTGCCCAGTAGGCTCCGGAAACAGTACCATTGAAAGAGAAGTGAACATTTCGAAAGCTTGTCATTGCAGAATCAAAACGAGCATTACTGCGAGATAACAATGGTAACAATGCAAAAAAAACCAGTAATAAAACCAATGCCACCTGAGGGGCAAACTGATTACTGACTCCCCAAGCGACGACACAAATCACCGCAATAATACGCCCTTTTAGGATCTGC encodes the following:
- a CDS encoding M48 family metallopeptidase; this translates as MISGVAHPPRSSERCEAILDTSHPDKLLLSVDGSIVSAYFERVEIMRGVGSAPTKLKFPDGWQFITEESDELDIYLRDRGKHNFLGKLEKNITAILVSSVVLVLLTISMFTHGIPWLTHQIVTYLPDSVPRLVENQVLESLDEQFFESSTLSEERQRHIRQRFERQLQKMSIEGDVQLAFRSSELGANAFALSAGTIIVLDDLVRLTTAEEQLDSILLHELGHVQHQHVMKVLVRSSLLSVTVAALTGESSGIIDNLTGLGVFVANNGQSQDVEREADSFASYSMIELHGSNQAMIEMFELLGKDSDGHAELPTWLSSHPELGERIESLRDVH
- a CDS encoding YjgN family protein; translation: MENKELETKVLFRGKGKEYFGIWIVNILLSVITLGIYSAWAKVRNKRYFYGHTSIAGDSFEYHGQPMQILKGRIIAVICVVAWGVSNQFAPQVALVLLLVFFALLPLLSRSNARFDSAMTSFRNVHFSFNGTVSGAYWAILGRGLVVTVGVFTAIMAIIFTMQMNMIAGGIAILLSIPSYVYLQSWLLAGIANYFSNGYRYGDRQFKADYQDGFYFKVYLTSMITWLVASIVAVLALFSTVGFSMITNPESLSEITNNGSLTSVIVAYYFAFIVMSIAIAAYIQVKIRNYTFSELVLEGKENEADSTLSFASTLTIKGYMFLVLTNFLLQVITLGLARPWVMVRTMNYLSENSYVQGNLDLLIANDQPSDVESAISDEIAQAFNVDLGIG
- a CDS encoding valine--tRNA ligase, producing the protein MEKTYNPTSIEQALYKTWEEKGYFKPHGDTSKEAYSIMIPPPNVTGSLHMGHAFQDTIMDTLIRAQRMKGKNTLWQVGTDHAGIATQMVVERKIAAEEGKTKHDYGREAFIDKIWEWKGESGGTITQQLRRLGASVDWDRERFTMDDGLSAATQEVFVRLYEEDLIYRGKRLVNWDPKLHTAISDLEVENKDKKGFMWHFRYPLANGVKTADGKDYIVVATTRPETMLGDTGVAVNPEDPRYKDLIGKEILLPIVNRLIPIVGDEHADMDKGTGCVKITPAHDFNDYEVGKRHSLPMINILTFNGDIRDAAEIFTTNGEESDVYSTDLPAKYQGMERFAARRATVAEFEELGLLEEIKDHDLTVPYGDRGGVVIEPMLTDQWYVRTAPLAAPAVKAVEDGEIQFVPKQYENMYFAWMRDVQDWCISRQLWWGHRIPAWYDNDGKVYVGRTEEEVREKNNLSPVIVLKQDNDVLDTWFSSALWTFGTQGWPEDTEAMKTFHPSEVLVSGFDIIFFWVARMIMMTMHFVKDEDGKAQVPFKTVYMTGLIRDENGDKMSKSKGNVLDPIDMIDGIGLEELVEKRCGNMMQPKLAAKIEKATRKTFEDGIEPYGTDALRFTLAAMASTGRDINWDMKRLEGYRNFCNKLWNASRYVLMNTEEHDCGMSLSVEDRANMEFSLADKWIESQFEVAAKEFNAHLDNYRLDMAANTLYEFIWNQFCDWYLELTKPVLWKGTEAQQQATRYTLITVLEKTLRLAHPVLPYITESIWQSVKPLVDGVEGETIMTQALPQFNEANFNAEIVDDIEWVKTFITAIRNLRAEYDIAPSQGLEVMIKVADEKDAARIEANKIVLTSLAKLDDIKVLADGEATPACATKLVGKSELMIPMAGLIDKDAELARLDKEVAKTHGEIKRIEGKLGNEGFVAKAPEAVIAKEREKLEGYQETLVKLEEQKATIAAL
- a CDS encoding DNA polymerase III subunit chi, producing the protein MQTATFYIVSPDSPQASEEGFAHYVLFLAQHFAKQGAKLYLNCNDKDHAEHIAEVFWQVEPTEFIAHNLVGEGPKYSTNIEIGHQGVKPNWNRQLVINLADNHTTFANAFAQVIDFVPCEEKPKQLARERYKIYRQAGYQLQTIEIQHP